In Carassius auratus strain Wakin unplaced genomic scaffold, ASM336829v1 scaf_tig00217248, whole genome shotgun sequence, the DNA window ACTCGCTCAGATGGGCTACAACAATCATAGTAGATTAGAGTTTATTGTCTGTACTGAAGCTACTAATAGCAGAGATGTTTTAGAGCATgtaaaacacaatataaaaaaatacagaatttttacATTCTTTTCTTCCTTAATGGAACATTAGTTATTTCACCATCAACTTGTCACATTATTTTGAATGTGCAGCGAGTACTGAAaattgttcattaaaaaatgcaattcattattaAATCAACATAACCATAATGTGTGTTTAAAGTAACATCAACCAGTTGCTCGTGTGAATGAGATGACATCAGATGAAAAGGAAAGTCATTTAGCTACAACATTTTGATGGAAGATTACAAAGATGCATCttgatatttttgataaatcATACATAAATGATCTGAGTGTGCAGTAAGATGAAGCTCAATCATTTAACATTTGAAAGCCAAGAACCTAAGACagtcagaaataatagtattatttattaataatgtaatgttttgttgttctttaaaataaattatacttatttattttttattttacaatataatactattattgtagtattattatataatatataatattatattataaaaatatttattacatttgctTGAAAGATTGCATTTTCAAAATTTTTGAAATAATTTGCACTAATTTGCGTTGACTTTAATAATATAATCTTCCAGACTATAAAGGATTTAATGACATATAGAACACATCCTCTTACACTTTTGTTAATTCACTGACCTTCAGGATACAAAACAAGAGAGCAGACGTCTCACTCGACACTATCTCCAGACCCCGTCTATGAGGATTTCAACTCTCCAGTCTTGAGTTTCGCACTCAACTCTGAGTCACAATGGTTACGCCTCCCAATCACCTTCATCGTCTGCAGTGGGTTGCTGTGGCGCTGGAAGGGGCGGGATCACATCTGACATCCTGGCGAACGCGCCATTGGAGTTGGCAGGAGCTTCGGATGAGTCTCCGCCCGCTGGGCCCTTGCCAGAAATCCCTGtcaaatattcaaaatgaaaaatgcatcagGTAGGAACAAAACACGGAGACTGAGGCTAAAACCAAGGTTTCAAATGCACCTTTCCTGCGCATGGCCAATTTATTGAAGAGGTCAGACATCAGGTCTCCACCGCTCACTGCTGCCCCAACTGGAAAAAACACAACTGTTAGGTCATGCAACGAGAAAAATTACTATTTTGTTGTTTAATGAATGATAACCTacaaggatgcaataaatgtatcaaaagtgaaTGTGCAATGTTACTAAAGATTCTAATGATCAATTAATCCTGAaagaaatgtatcttgagcatcaaatcagaatattagatcgacttctgaaggatcacatgacactgaagactggagtaatgatgctgaaaatacagctttatcatcgcaggaataaaatacattttgtaataatataatttttcagtaTTTTGGATCAATGGTCTTTGTCATTTTCTGCAGCaaacatatatatgcatatttcagGAGAATATCAAGTAGCAAAGATTATTACATTGCACTGGTTCAAATCTTAAGTGTGGCACCTCCTCccaagtcctaaatcattagAAATCACCTCTCAGAGTCGACAAATTCAAAAGACCACAAAGTTTATCCATCAGTAATAAATCAATGAAGAATCTGAAATATCCGAGACTTTGTGAGTCCAGAGCCAGTCGATTTCAGAGCAAATGTCAAGCAGATTTAAAAAGGCTTAACCGCAGATTTAATGAAAGTTAATTTCTCTTTTGACCTTTCCAAATACCACAGCGCTCGTCCTTATATCAGCGATACTGGAACACAATGAATTCCGCTTGCTTTAAAAATGAATCCTCTTGTACACTTAATATGCTCACCTTGCAAACTAACTGCATGAACAGTTTTACATATATTCTGAATGGTTGCCAGGGTGTACCTATGTGGTTACTAGGATGTTGCTTACTGGTCCAAGGTCTCTACATATAGCTTGGCTTTTTTAATGCTACCATTAGCAAACACTACTAACAAGTTTCTTACCCTGATAACAGTTTGGCTAATGTTAACACCCTCTAATTGACCCTGTTTGGCAGAATGCTTTCAGAAGAGTGTAAACACTGCTGGCATCTGACCTTGAACTTGCTCCTTCTGTTTCTTCTTCTCCATCTTCCGCTCTTTTACATTGCGGAGGTTGGCTTTGCCGATGCCGCCGGCGTTTCGGATCGACTCCAGAAGACTGGCTCGGCCGTCTGACGGCTGTAAAACTTCAGTAGGGGCACCCTTCACCATACCTGATACACACGAACACAAAAGACAGTGGTTAAAATAGATAACGGTTAttatacagtattactgtttttaatgtatttttgactaaataaatgcaaccttggtgagacTTAGCTACCACCAGCCTAATGTTAGTGTATATGGacaaaaaatgatttttgaacACTCAGCCATCGCTAAAAACACTGTCGATAATTCTGAAAATGAATCTTTTACCTGTGGGAGGGACTTGACTTGTCGTGGCATCAGTGCTGTCTGCTGTGATAGGTGGAGGAGGAGGCGGAGGGGGCGGAGCTGGAGTTCCAGGGGGCGGGATTGATATGTGAGTTGGCTctggtggaggaggaggtggcAAAAGGGGCGGAGCCTCAAGCCTAAAATGAGAGTCTTAAAAACAACcaacttttaaataataacaaagtcaaacgattaatcatgattaaatcgtatctaaaataaaagtagcatgtatatatttcagaaaaatatgttatgtttatatattaaatatatttatttataatataaattgtatgaatataaacgtaaatattttcaaaatatatactatatgtgtatatacataataaatataaacagaacacacatatattatgcaaacaaaacttattttgtatGCGGTTTGACAGCATtagtaattacatgtatttttatattttttaaaattatatataattttaataaaaaacattttttttagttgaattacATCACGATATATTTTTCCaaattacataattataaattaatttcttaaaaaataataaataatgatccCACCGCTAGATTCATCGTGCTCTGTGCCAAACGAAGGTAGTTCAGGGATGCTGTTGCTGGCAGGAACAGATGGTGCGAACCCTGGGCCGAGGTCAGCGCTGTACATGAGGTCATCAGCGATGCCAGGTAAGTCAGGCAGGTAAGACGGCACGTCGATCTCAGGCACTTGCCCCAGGTCTGGCACATAGAAATAATTCTCTGCAGTCTGAGAAGAAAGCATATAGAAATACACGTAATCAGCTGAGCTTGCGTCCTGTTTTCAGTGCATCACGTCATTATAGATGTGACTGAACAGCTCACCTGTCTCTCTAGCTGCTCTCTCTTGGTGATCGACAGCGGCGCATCAAACGGTTTATCTTCCTTTTCCGTCTCTAACGTGGTGTGTGTTTTAGTCACGGCGCCCGCCAGAGGGTCAAGAAACACATATTTCTTATAgctgaaaatacacaaacacacacagcgaTGATTAAATGAGCGTTAATAAGGTTGCAACGGCAGTGCAGCATTCAGTCAGTATGTGTAGGAGTTTGGATACTCACAGGTTCTCTGTTGTGTTGAACAGCAATAAGGAGCTGACTGAGTTGACATTTCTCGGCAGACTTCCCAAACCCTCCTCTGTCTCATCCTCAGAGCGCTTCTTAGTGTTGACGCATACTGGCAAATACATCAGCTTCTCCTATGAAACACATTTGTGGGTCATTTCAGTAAATATTTGTAACATAAATTTGAAACTACAAAGGACTTCTTATAAAAAGAATTTGATGCTGATAGTTTCACAAATATCCACAATTTATAATAGTTAAGTGCTTGTGTGGCTGATAAAAtccaatggctttttttttttttttttacttggatgAAGCAAATATGTAAAGCATATAACATAACAATGAAAAGCAACCTGCCAATGGTTTATCAAAATGAAATTTAAGA includes these proteins:
- the LOC113100353 gene encoding WASH complex subunit 1-like, whose protein sequence is MVRMIQKRYLEGQVYSVPLIQPDLRREEAVHQITDALQYLEMISTDIFSRVSQSVEKNRVHLQSVTDRIKLAQARVQKIKGSKKATKVFSSAKYPAPEKLQDYSSIFTGAVDPASQKRPRFKVQSKLRPLDEKTPQEKLMYLPVCVNTKKRSEDETEEGLGSLPRNVNSVSSLLLFNTTENLYKKYVFLDPLAGAVTKTHTTLETEKEDKPFDAPLSITKREQLERQTAENYFYVPDLGQVPEIDVPSYLPDLPGIADDLMYSADLGPGFAPSVPASNSIPELPSFGTEHDESSDSHFRLEAPPLLPPPPPPEPTHISIPPPGTPAPPPPPPPPPITADSTDATTSQVPPTGMVKGAPTEVLQPSDGRASLLESIRNAGGIGKANLRNVKERKMEKKKQKEQVQVGAAVSGGDLMSDLFNKLAMRRKGISGKGPAGGDSSEAPANSNGAFARMSDVIPPLPAPQQPTADDEGDWEA